A stretch of the Sphingobacterium thalpophilum genome encodes the following:
- a CDS encoding ATP-binding response regulator — translation MKNNKKIFIFRTILIAFLIVSLVYIGSIFTYQYIEYQKTEARLNKAYGSKNQLTSLFFRLFASYNVAGSAFRTYTVDFSAENLANYTKSLDSLRFYIDSLSILSSQKGISFSNAAPLEHNIHLSDEFARIKQSVDNMIFLAKDSLSLLTKTNRSVLPGKNRIDADSVINRILRDTALNVTKKDTIVRKKVSLFNRIFKAKNDTLVADKLEQQFNVNQIKAIHSQIQTLIEQNESFYKQDFSKIRHSFAQLQQKERQLLQSNYALFSTISTALLKIKSHEDETLRAAEIKDFSLYKENSAIFGNQVIASIVLMIVMVTLLLYYHYNTIIYERKLTAARDYALRTAKEKASILANVSHDVRTPLNSLVSIIDLIKDNTTNNRVSPALLDTITEDIHDINVTVEDILNLGKLESGMLEIKEEYFSPAQLLTNLIKMHRSQADKKGLKLISQINIDQDILIKSGAYRVRQIVSNLLSNAIKYTDKGQVEVRASMTSEGAKALHVQVIDTGKGIAAKDQEHIFEQYYMTDIKSKNSFGLGLHISKLMAEQLNGTLSVRSEQGRGSTFTLTVPVIDEQRVAKQIVKSYKLPADLRFVVIDDNPINNMFVKQSLQQFKNVQIFQDSDVAKAYLQSNAADVVITDLNMKELNGWDILNFVKDQNAAQGSKSIVIALTSDESQVSVRVPEGQVYQFDGVMVKPFQMATLKQILTSADR, via the coding sequence GTGAAAAACAATAAAAAAATATTTATTTTCAGGACAATTTTGATTGCTTTCCTCATTGTTTCTTTAGTGTATATCGGATCGATATTCACCTACCAATATATAGAATACCAAAAAACCGAAGCCCGGTTGAACAAAGCCTACGGTTCAAAGAACCAGCTAACGAGCTTATTTTTTAGGCTTTTCGCTTCTTATAATGTGGCAGGAAGCGCTTTCCGCACCTATACGGTAGATTTTAGTGCTGAAAACCTGGCGAATTATACAAAGAGTCTGGACAGCCTTCGTTTTTACATCGATTCCCTATCTATTCTATCATCACAAAAAGGGATTTCTTTCTCGAACGCAGCACCTTTGGAACATAATATCCACCTTTCCGATGAATTTGCGCGGATTAAACAATCGGTCGACAATATGATCTTTTTGGCGAAAGACTCCTTGTCCCTCCTCACAAAAACGAACCGTTCCGTTCTTCCGGGAAAGAACAGGATCGATGCAGATTCTGTGATCAACCGTATATTGCGGGATACTGCGTTGAATGTAACCAAAAAAGACACCATCGTCCGAAAAAAAGTAAGTCTCTTCAACCGGATTTTCAAAGCTAAAAATGACACCTTAGTTGCCGATAAATTAGAGCAGCAGTTTAATGTAAATCAGATCAAAGCGATACACAGCCAGATTCAGACTTTAATCGAGCAGAATGAATCGTTCTACAAACAGGATTTCAGCAAAATACGCCATTCCTTTGCGCAGCTACAGCAAAAAGAACGGCAGTTATTGCAATCTAATTACGCTTTATTCAGCACGATCAGTACAGCTTTGCTGAAGATCAAGAGCCATGAAGACGAAACACTGAGAGCTGCCGAAATAAAAGACTTTAGTTTATATAAGGAGAATTCGGCTATTTTCGGCAATCAGGTGATTGCATCTATTGTGCTAATGATTGTCATGGTCACTTTACTTTTGTATTACCATTACAATACGATAATCTATGAGCGGAAGCTCACGGCAGCGAGGGACTACGCACTGCGTACAGCGAAGGAAAAGGCGAGCATACTGGCTAATGTCAGCCACGATGTCCGTACCCCGTTAAATTCACTGGTGAGTATCATTGACCTCATAAAGGACAATACCACTAACAATCGGGTCAGTCCTGCACTGCTCGACACCATTACGGAAGATATCCACGACATTAACGTCACCGTTGAGGACATCCTCAATCTTGGCAAGCTGGAATCAGGCATGCTGGAAATCAAAGAGGAGTATTTTTCTCCTGCCCAGCTATTGACCAATCTGATAAAAATGCATCGAAGCCAGGCAGACAAAAAAGGATTAAAGCTAATTAGCCAAATCAACATAGATCAGGACATCCTGATCAAAAGTGGCGCTTATCGCGTACGGCAGATTGTGTCAAATCTACTCAGCAATGCAATTAAATATACCGATAAAGGGCAGGTTGAAGTACGGGCTTCTATGACATCTGAAGGTGCTAAAGCCTTGCATGTACAGGTCATCGATACAGGAAAAGGGATCGCCGCCAAAGATCAGGAGCATATTTTTGAACAATATTATATGACTGATATTAAGTCCAAGAATAGCTTCGGTCTCGGTTTGCATATCTCCAAGCTCATGGCTGAACAGCTGAACGGCACCTTGTCCGTCAGGAGTGAGCAGGGAAGAGGCTCAACCTTCACGCTGACTGTGCCCGTCATCGATGAGCAGAGAGTTGCTAAGCAAATAGTCAAATCGTACAAGCTACCTGCAGACTTACGCTTTGTTGTGATCGATGACAACCCGATCAACAATATGTTTGTCAAGCAGAGTTTACAGCAGTTTAAAAATGTGCAGATCTTCCAAGACTCAGATGTAGCCAAAGCTTACCTTCAATCCAATGCTGCCGATGTTGTCATCACAGATCTCAATATGAAAGAACTGAATGGCTGGGACATTTTGAACTTTGTGAAAGATCAAAATGCGGCACAGGGTTCAAAAAGTATTGTTATCGCATTGACATCGGACGAGTCCCAGGTAAGCGTGCGGGTACCGGAAGGACAAGTGTATCAATTTGATGGTGTCATGGTCAAACCCTTTCAGATGGCAACATTGAAACAGATCCTAACCTCGGCAGACCGCTAA
- a CDS encoding discoidin domain-containing protein, giving the protein MKRKMKKSWAFNVILGILVLFMVGCKEEELVFPRQTEQEPIVTETRPTARPTNLTYVSAYNQNVEIHWPALSDRVVKAKVRYTDGGQDRTVDVSKFDVPLVIHLSELKNYDFSLQYFTADGTGSKVTRTALTPRAYEADYKIENVSVHPVPGGVTFIFPNTSTRELPGTLSYTVGGKSFEVSLKGNIKDTVTISNLTDETKKINFSLRLQDDEWNRAPATQVEMAPGLITYKLMLPTVFSYMSGSDAVLVWDNTTKDPVTVRVQYELNGVKKTAKVEGNTDVKGKLTFDVQGKATTFTYTFETEGLTSPEHKLQVNPLAPLNKLSWTAEASSTETNEGAANGKAQSLIDGDINTYWHSTWSSTNNPVYPHWFIIDLSKTEILGSIGMIRRHNNTTGGFKTFNVEISLDKVNWSMIAEGLTFNSADSPAAWQDYSLTPVKARYIRITMTAPMNSATSTHLAEFRTHAY; this is encoded by the coding sequence AAGAGGAAGAGCTTGTATTTCCTCGACAAACAGAGCAGGAGCCTATCGTAACTGAAACAAGACCAACAGCCAGACCTACAAACTTGACGTATGTGTCAGCCTATAATCAGAATGTGGAAATACATTGGCCGGCTTTGTCAGACCGTGTTGTAAAAGCTAAGGTTAGATATACAGATGGCGGGCAAGACAGAACAGTTGATGTCTCCAAGTTCGATGTCCCGTTGGTCATACATTTAAGCGAACTAAAAAATTATGATTTTTCGTTGCAATATTTTACTGCCGACGGTACGGGTTCCAAAGTTACGAGGACCGCGTTGACGCCGAGAGCATATGAGGCTGACTATAAAATAGAGAATGTTTCTGTGCATCCGGTCCCTGGTGGTGTGACATTTATCTTTCCCAATACTTCCACACGTGAATTGCCCGGGACATTGTCTTATACGGTGGGCGGAAAATCTTTTGAGGTTAGCCTAAAAGGCAATATTAAAGATACGGTAACGATCTCGAATTTAACAGACGAAACTAAAAAGATAAATTTTAGTTTAAGACTTCAGGACGATGAATGGAACCGAGCTCCAGCAACACAAGTAGAAATGGCACCTGGTTTAATTACATATAAATTAATGTTGCCGACAGTTTTTTCATACATGAGCGGAAGCGATGCGGTTTTGGTCTGGGATAATACGACTAAAGATCCGGTTACAGTGCGGGTGCAATATGAATTGAATGGTGTAAAAAAAACAGCTAAAGTAGAGGGAAATACGGATGTTAAAGGAAAATTGACGTTCGACGTGCAGGGAAAGGCGACAACGTTCACGTACACATTCGAAACTGAAGGCCTCACGTCCCCAGAACACAAGCTCCAAGTGAATCCATTAGCACCCTTAAATAAATTGTCATGGACGGCAGAAGCATCTTCAACAGAGACCAATGAAGGAGCAGCGAACGGGAAAGCGCAGAGTCTGATAGACGGCGATATCAATACCTATTGGCATTCTACATGGTCTTCTACTAATAATCCGGTCTATCCACACTGGTTTATTATTGATTTGAGTAAAACAGAGATTTTAGGAAGCATTGGGATGATAAGACGTCATAATAATACAACTGGCGGCTTTAAGACGTTCAATGTAGAAATTTCTTTAGATAAGGTTAACTGGTCTATGATTGCTGAAGGCTTGACGTTTAATTCAGCTGATAGCCCAGCGGCATGGCAGGACTATAGCCTGACGCCCGTCAAAGCGAGATATATTCGGATTACGATGACGGCTCCGATGAACAGCGCGACTTCCACCCACCTGGCCGAATTCAGGACACATGCTTATTAA